A section of the Caballeronia sp. M1242 genome encodes:
- a CDS encoding LuxR C-terminal-related transcriptional regulator, with product MRELDYQTAFHLAPVGLVLSRERTIEDCNEEVCAIFGATRETLIGCSFEVLYPTPDEFARIGERIAAHISGRGTYSDDRIMKRANGELFWCHVTGRALDRAAPHAAGVWTFEDLSATRRVAIELTPREREIAAQLVTGKTSKQIGRVLDISPRTVDIYRARLMRKYDTGNATELLQRLLGN from the coding sequence ATGCGTGAACTGGACTATCAAACCGCGTTTCATCTCGCGCCCGTCGGGCTCGTGTTGTCGCGAGAGCGCACCATCGAGGACTGCAACGAGGAGGTCTGCGCGATTTTCGGCGCGACGCGCGAGACGCTCATCGGCTGCTCGTTCGAGGTGCTCTATCCGACGCCGGACGAATTCGCGCGCATCGGGGAGCGCATCGCGGCGCATATCAGCGGCCGCGGCACGTACAGCGACGACCGCATCATGAAACGCGCAAACGGCGAACTCTTCTGGTGCCACGTGACCGGCCGCGCGCTCGACCGCGCCGCGCCGCATGCGGCGGGCGTCTGGACGTTCGAGGACCTGAGCGCGACGCGGCGCGTCGCCATCGAACTGACGCCGCGCGAACGGGAGATCGCCGCGCAACTCGTCACGGGCAAGACGAGCAAGCAGATCGGCCGCGTGCTCGATATCAGCCCGCGCACGGTGGATATCTACCGTGCGCGGCTCATGCGCAAATACGACACCGGCAACGCAACGGAGCTTCTGCAGCGGCTGCTCGGCAACTGA